A single region of the Streptomyces vilmorinianum genome encodes:
- a CDS encoding pyridoxamine 5'-phosphate oxidase family protein: MTHPTRRRMVDVTGTEALWLLEGATHGRLLCPRREQPVLRPAVHVLEYGRLIVRAPIQADLVTGRGPLSYEADEIRLPAGTGWSVTVTGPAELVDNPAEAAHYLRTLPGWAYGPHDTLLRITPQTVSGYRLGTGVSA; this comes from the coding sequence ATGACCCACCCCACCCGCCGCCGCATGGTCGACGTCACGGGCACGGAAGCGCTCTGGCTGCTCGAAGGCGCCACGCACGGCCGCCTGCTCTGCCCCCGCCGCGAACAGCCCGTCCTGCGCCCCGCCGTGCACGTGCTGGAGTACGGCCGGCTGATCGTACGGGCCCCGATACAGGCCGATCTCGTGACCGGGCGGGGTCCGCTGAGCTACGAGGCGGACGAGATCCGGCTGCCCGCCGGCACCGGCTGGAGCGTGACCGTCACCGGGCCGGCCGAACTCGTGGACAACCCCGCCGAGGCGGCGCACTACCTGCGGACCCTGCCCGGCTGGGCGTACGGGCCGCACGACACGCTGCTGCGCATCACGCCGCAGACGGTGAGCGGCTACCGCCTGGGCACGGGGGTGTCCGCGTGA
- a CDS encoding ArsR/SmtB family transcription factor, with product MSAPLYQLKAEFFKTLGHPVRIRVLELLSEREHAVAEMLPVVAVEPAHLSQQLAVLRRANLVVTRREGSTVHYALTDPRVAELLKVARAILSGVLAGQAELLADLRAASPEAGPPAPPEPRQ from the coding sequence GTGAGCGCGCCGCTGTACCAGCTGAAGGCGGAGTTCTTCAAAACCCTGGGGCATCCGGTACGCATCCGGGTCCTGGAACTGCTGAGCGAGCGGGAGCACGCCGTCGCCGAGATGCTGCCCGTCGTGGCCGTCGAGCCGGCCCATCTCTCCCAGCAACTCGCCGTGCTGCGCCGGGCCAACCTCGTCGTCACCCGCCGCGAGGGCTCGACGGTCCACTACGCCCTGACCGATCCGCGGGTCGCGGAGCTGCTGAAGGTGGCCCGGGCGATCCTGTCCGGGGTACTGGCCGGCCAGGCGGAGCTCCTGGCCGACCTGCGGGCGGCCTCACCCGAGGCCGGGCCGCCCGCGCCGCCCGAGCCGCGTCAGTAG
- a CDS encoding SAM-dependent methyltransferase: MIRGNAAADVVARPVGRVVGGRGEVYDDAWGEVSAVIRLDGARFTEDALAGLDAFSHLEVVYHFDRVPPEKIETGARHPRGNTDWPRAGIFAQRGKNRPNRIGVSRCRLVGTEGLDVHVTGLDAVDGTPVLDIKPYMAEFGPIGEVTQPAWATEIMRRYY; this comes from the coding sequence CTGATCCGGGGGAACGCCGCGGCCGATGTCGTCGCGCGTCCGGTGGGGCGGGTGGTCGGCGGTCGTGGCGAGGTCTACGACGACGCCTGGGGGGAGGTGTCCGCGGTGATCCGTCTGGACGGGGCGCGGTTCACTGAAGACGCGCTGGCCGGCCTCGACGCCTTCTCGCACCTTGAGGTGGTCTACCACTTCGACCGGGTGCCGCCCGAGAAGATCGAGACCGGCGCCCGCCACCCGCGCGGCAACACCGACTGGCCGCGGGCCGGCATCTTCGCCCAGCGCGGCAAGAACCGTCCCAACCGGATCGGCGTCTCGCGTTGCCGGCTGGTCGGGACCGAAGGGCTCGACGTCCATGTGACCGGTCTCGACGCGGTGGACGGCACCCCGGTCCTCGACATCAAGCCGTACATGGCCGAGTTCGGCCCGATCGGCGAGGTGACCCAGCCGGCCTGGGCCACCGAGATCATGCGCCGGTACTACTGA
- a CDS encoding anti-sigma factor antagonist, translating to MTIEWRYTIQQDLGVLSLAGFLGAEAVGRFTGAVGWALARGAGPVILDLTSLRGWSAGGQLAVADAARRLAAEGRSLELAAIPADGSLVPTGDHPLIPVHCDLPAALAAHHSHGEQRRQREWCSDEWPGR from the coding sequence ATGACGATCGAGTGGCGCTACACCATCCAGCAGGACCTGGGCGTTCTGTCCCTGGCCGGATTCCTGGGAGCCGAGGCCGTGGGGCGTTTCACCGGCGCGGTCGGGTGGGCCCTGGCGCGCGGCGCCGGGCCGGTCATCCTCGATCTCACGAGCCTGCGCGGCTGGTCGGCCGGCGGCCAGCTCGCCGTCGCCGACGCGGCCCGCCGTCTCGCCGCCGAGGGCCGCAGCCTCGAACTCGCCGCGATCCCCGCCGACGGCTCCCTCGTCCCCACGGGCGACCACCCCTTGATCCCCGTCCACTGCGACCTGCCCGCGGCGCTCGCCGCCCACCACAGCCACGGCGAACAGCGGCGGCAGCGCGAGTGGTGCAGCGACGAGTGGCCCGGCAGGTGA